GGTCGGTCTACATGTTCGCGCCGTGGGTCCGCAACATCTACATCGCGACCGACTCGCCCGTGCCCGAGTGGCTGGGCGAGCACCCCCGTGTGCGCGTCGTGCGCAGCGAGGAGTTCTTCAGCGACCTCTCGATGCTGCCGACGCACAACTCACAGGCCGTCGAGTCGCAGCTGCACCACATCGAGGGGCTCAGCGAGCACTTCCTGTACTCGAACGACGACATGTTCTTCGGGCGACCCGTCGCGCCGAGCATGTTCTTCTCGCCGGGCTCCGTCACGAAGTTCATCGAGGCCGACACGCGCATCGGCCTCGGGCACAACAACATCGACCGCAGCGGGTTCGAGAACGCCGCCCGGGTCAACCGACGGCTTCTGCAGCAGCGCTTCGGGCGCGTGCTCACCCGCCACCTCGAGCACACCGCCGCGCCGTTGCGCCGCAGCGTCCTGTTCGAGATGGAGCACGAGTTCGCCGACGAGTTCGCCGCCACGGCCGGCAGCCCCTTCCGCGCGAAGGAGAACATCTCGGTCACGAACTCGCTCTACCACTACTACTCGCTGATGACGGGCCGCGCGATCGTGCAAGAGAACGCGAAGGTCAGCTACATCGACACCACGATGGTGTCGGGGCTGGCGTCGTTGTCCGAGGTGCTGAAGAAACGCGCGTTCGACTTCTTCTGCCTCAACGACGGCAGCTTCCCCGAGGTCACCGACGAAGAACGGACCGCCACGGTCACGGACTTCCTCGAGCGGTACTACCCGTTCCCCGCGCCGTGGGAGAAGGACGAGATGCAGCGCGTCGCCCTCGAGAACGCCGAGCAAGACCGGCGGGCGCTGGGTGCCGAGGCGGCTCAGTCGGGCGAGGCGACCGGATCGTCGTCGAACCGGGGGCTCGAGGGCTCGGACTGACGCAGGTCGTGCCCGCAGGCGCGGCCCGTGGAGTCGGTGCCGCTCGTGCCGTCCGTCAGGCCGTCGACGTGCCGAAGCGGGCCGCCTGCTCGCCCGAGAGGGCTGCGTCGAGACGACCGAGCATGTCGGCACCCATCGTCGGCAGGTCGTCCAGCCGGAACCACCGGGCGTCGGTGTTCTCGCCGTCCGCGGGGGAGGGCTCGCCCGAGACGTAGCGCATGACGAAGGTGTGGTCGAGGTACTGGGCGCGGTCGCCGTTCGGGTAGACGACCTCGCCGGTCACCCCGATCGACGCCAGCCGCTGGGGAACGACGTGGAGGTCGGCTTCCTCGAGCGTCTCGCGGACGGCGGCGTCGGCAGGGTGCTCGCCCGGGTCGACGATGCCCGTCACCGGAGTCCAGGCGCCGGTGTCGGCTCGGCGCACCAGCAGCGTCTCGTCACCGCGGACGACCACCGCGGTCACGCCGGCCAGCCACAGCGGTGCCGTGCCGATCTTCTCGCGAAGGGACAGGACGAAGTCGGGAGTGGCCATGTCAGCACCCTATCGACGGCCCGCCGTAGGCTGACCGCATGCGACTGCCCTGGACCCTTCACGGCTCGGACGTGCGGCGCATCTCCGACATGGCGGGGGAGTCGGTGCTGTTGGCCGGTGGTGGCAGGGCGATCCTGCTGCAACTGGCGAACCCCGGGGTGGGGCACGGCGTCGCGGAGCACAGCGACTTCGTCGAGCGTCCGTTGTCGCGGCTGCACGGCACGATGACGTACCTCTACTCCATCGTCTTCGGCACCCCGTCCGAGGTGGCCCACGTCCGCCGGGTCGTCGGTCGGGCGCACCGTCCGGTGCACGACGGCGAGTCCTCGTCGGTGCGGTACGACGCGTTCGACCCCGGGATGCAGCTCTGGGTCGCGGCGACCCTCTACGACTCGGCCCTGCAGTTGTTCGAGCGGGTGCACGGGCCGATCGACCCGGCCCACGCCGAGACCGTCTACCAGGACTACGCCCTCGTGGGCACGTCGCTGCAGATGCCGCGAGAGCTGTGGCCGGCCGACGTGGCATCGTTCCGGCGGTACTGGGACGACGCCGTCGAACATCTCATGGTGGACGACGTC
This genomic interval from Frigoribacterium sp. Leaf415 contains the following:
- a CDS encoding stealth family protein → MVGTSESPLLTPRHRAGGLDREDVVVRKGQFTLLNGHLTPQQSMIEDLLYIRRVLDAAQVPFLLVRGNDIRPVIAVDTVHRDRFTAAMIAASATEPFYAKPRKGQASLVVEGGLELETERVFRVYRPRVEPIGRLRYGAGTAVQVEFWIITDDEILAPTENALMRTELPRAEAVEETVERYGIEWPTLEHMFDDHATDITFDIDIVFSWVDGNSIEYQRARAAQAKRHVVGEGDDSAARFRQIDELKYALRSVYMFAPWVRNIYIATDSPVPEWLGEHPRVRVVRSEEFFSDLSMLPTHNSQAVESQLHHIEGLSEHFLYSNDDMFFGRPVAPSMFFSPGSVTKFIEADTRIGLGHNNIDRSGFENAARVNRRLLQQRFGRVLTRHLEHTAAPLRRSVLFEMEHEFADEFAATAGSPFRAKENISVTNSLYHYYSLMTGRAIVQENAKVSYIDTTMVSGLASLSEVLKKRAFDFFCLNDGSFPEVTDEERTATVTDFLERYYPFPAPWEKDEMQRVALENAEQDRRALGAEAAQSGEATGSSSNRGLEGSD
- a CDS encoding NUDIX hydrolase; this translates as MATPDFVLSLREKIGTAPLWLAGVTAVVVRGDETLLVRRADTGAWTPVTGIVDPGEHPADAAVRETLEEADLHVVPQRLASIGVTGEVVYPNGDRAQYLDHTFVMRYVSGEPSPADGENTDARWFRLDDLPTMGADMLGRLDAALSGEQAARFGTSTA
- a CDS encoding oxygenase MpaB family protein, producing the protein MRLPWTLHGSDVRRISDMAGESVLLAGGGRAILLQLANPGVGHGVAEHSDFVERPLSRLHGTMTYLYSIVFGTPSEVAHVRRVVGRAHRPVHDGESSSVRYDAFDPGMQLWVAATLYDSALQLFERVHGPIDPAHAETVYQDYALVGTSLQMPRELWPADVASFRRYWDDAVEHLMVDDVTRRVAHELLHPTTGPWWLRAVMPLARLVTAGSLPRSVRDDFGLPWSTGAQRRYDRVMLVTAVVVPHLPPRLRHVLRDGYLRRLRSAMAAEARTPSRG